A region of the Apium graveolens cultivar Ventura chromosome 6, ASM990537v1, whole genome shotgun sequence genome:
ATGAGAGTAGGACATGAATGAAAAATAGACAAAAAACTGACTAAAGGTACCACCGACATTAAAGACAGTGACTAAGGCTTCATAAGGCTATAATTTAACACTATAAAGTACATTTTGGTGAGAAAATAATGCTCTGTCACACAAGCAATTAATTTTCATACAAGAAATTAGGAAAGAAATTGAGAAGGGGCAATACCTGTTACAGAGTGCAAACTCAAAACTTAATTCACTAAACTCAATAGGATGTGATTAGATCCAAAGTCCTGCAGTAAAaaacaatacaacacaatagatAATTTTCATCAAATAAATCCACATAAATATCTACaaaaacaaacacaaacacaCAACCGTAATCATAACCGCAAACAcatacacaaacacacacacacggagagagagggggagcaagagagagagagagatagagatagatagagagagagagcgagagagagagagagagaggagagagacaGAGAGGGACATAGagagaaggcacagagacagagagacagagagacaaagagagacagagagagagggagagagataaaGAGATAAACACCGATGGAGAAATTAATAACAAAGAAAATACCTTAAAAAGCAAATACATACACCTTAAATTCCAAATAAAACAAAGCAAATAAATAAGGACATTTACAAAGCCCTAAAAATTGAAAAATACCTTCAACTGTACACGGACACCTGAAAACCAAACACGAACACCTTCAACTGAACACGAACACCTGAAACCCTAATTGAATGAAGAGAGGTTAGCGAGAGAGAGGTCGGAGGGAGGAAAAGTTGAGTGACAGATAGAAAGTTGAGAAGGAGGTATTATAATTTTTGTCCGAAAAATTTAAAAGTGTCCATAGTTTGGGCAGTTGGAGCCCAAATTTTTTAGCTCTGAGCCTAAAATATTGACCCGCTCTGTGAGTCCAAAATGggttttatatttatatattttttattttaatcataaaatttctttaaaaaattataaaaaaataattacttATATACATTTTATTAtctttataaatttaaatatttataatatttcgtattatatatttttaaaatgtataTATGAGTGCTCATATCAACATTCTTGTAagattaaattaaattaatatttgaacttaaaaatatattatatttatattttattaccCTAAGCTAACATTTTACAAGTATGTTACAAGCTGTAACATTTTACATCTACTGTAACATCATGTTTTGGCTAAGGTAAAAAGAAAATCGTAATGTTATATTAAACCATATGTGGCATAGTGAAGGTAACATATTGGGGTAACAAATTTTGGGAGGGGGTTCTGATAAGTCATATTTGGTATAGTACTTTCTCTGGGTCTAAGGAGTTCTAAGGGAATAGGGAGTAAGTCCTCTGCTGGCTTTCCTCGAAGTTCTTTCTTCTCACAgacatccatgtcttctatggggAGGACCTTCCCCCAGTCCTATCGGGCCTAAGTGCTACAACATAGAAACTGTGGGCCATTTTCTGATCTCCTTTCACCTCTCCAACATCATTATAGTTGGGGACTTTAGTACCATGTGGTAGGTTGAAGACACAGCCTTAAACGCATGGATCCCTATTCTACCCATGAGGGCATTATAAGTAGAGGCTGCCTTAATAACCTAAAAGTTCAAAATATGTGTGGCCTTCCTGGGCTCTTCCGCGATAGTTATAGGAAGTTATATTGCTCCTTTGACTTTGCATTCCACGTGGTTAAACCCGTAGATGGGTGCATCGGATGGAGTTAATTAAGAATCATTGTAGCCCATCCTTATAAATGTGTCATGGAAAAGAATATCCACGGAAGCTCCATTTTCCACTAGGACCCTCATAACAGGATAATTTCCAATTACCGGAGTGATAACCAGAGGACTATCTtgaggaaatttcaaaccttcaaggttTGGGTCACCAAATTCAAGCGTCATCTCTGACTTAGAACACTTAGACGATTCTCCAACTTTGCTAATCACCTCTCTCACATAAGCTTTTTGAGAGTTCCTTATAGTCCCAGCTGTTGTAGAACCTCCTGAGATCATATTGATTACTGGCCCTCGGGGCTATGGGTTGCGATCTCTGTCGTTACCCCTTTGATCATCGTCTTTTCGGTTATTGTCTCTTTTTGGCCTCCAGCCACTTCACCCTTGGTAAAACGTCTGAATTTTCCCCTTCAGATcaaatactcaatctcatccttgagttACCCACAATCATCAttatcatgaccaacatctttgtggtACCTGCAGTATCGACTCTTGTCTCTTTTTTCGGGGTCTCCTTGGAGTGTTCAACCttgcatattcagtgaactttggCTGCTGATTCTTCTTAAAATAGGGGTCAGAGCTTTTTCCAATTCaaggatacttgtccttggcatAGTACTCCTGATCCATCTTCCGAATCTTGTTTCCATCGGGTTCATTACTCACAGTtgtcttcttcatactttcctccAACTTGATATACTTTTCGGATCTATCCTAGAGCCgcaacatgctttcaggaggGCATTTTTCTAGGGACATCTTAATGAACTCGTCTCTTGTCCCTTGTTGTAGGGCTAAAATGGCTTCCTTGTCTTCGAGATCCGGGACCTTCAATGACTCCTTAAATCGGTTCAGGTAATCTCTGagggactcctttgctccttggaTTATGCCCATGAGAGAAGCTGAACTCTTCTCATGTACCCTGCCACTTATAAATTTCTTTATAAAATCTTGGATCAAGTCCATAAaagatccaatagagtttgggggcagacGGCTGTACCccctttgagccatacccgataaGGTTTGAtgaaaggcccgacacttaacAATGTCATTCATGGGTTGTAGCAATAAGGCGTTAGAGAATGTCATGACATGATTAGCAGGGTCGTCAATACCATcatatgctttgatggtgggcatttTGAACTTacttgagatgtgggcattcattatctcttaagtgaatggtgggtttggatcatcaggatctcctaggggcattaAATCACTTGGATTAGCCCTTGGGAAACAACCATTCTTGGTATTGGACCTCACAGGTTTATGATCGGAGGAAAATATATTTTCCTCGCAACAGATGGAGGTCTTGGGGCCCGGGGAGCCTCCAGGTCGTGCTTCAGCttttggatctcagcttcatgagaCCTGATCCTCTCCTGTACATCTTAGGAATTCGTCCCATAAGTGCTCCCGGGCCGCTGGTTGGTACTaggcatcggctctttaccagcacgcctcctccCTGAAGCAACCTCTTCATCTCATGATTCAGAATCTCTATCAGAATAGGGTCCTTagaattcttgatcctctggGATGGGAGCCAAGCCACGTATGTATTGGGGCGTCTTCCCTTCTGCTTTTCTCCGATTAGAGTTTCCACTTCCTCCAACCCCGTAAGGGGGCTTAGTGGTCACGGTCGTTGAGTACTCATAACCAATGGGTTGAAGGTTCATAGGTGCATGTAgctgctgaaattggggattcatcccttaaaAATCCGGGGGATTCGTCCTTGTGGATGAGCCTCTGTTGCCCCTGCCGGGGTTCCTCCTTGGATGGAGGCAAAGGTAGAGTGTGGTGGTACCTCTAGCACCGATGCGATTGTTCATGATGGGACATGAGTGTCTGTTCTACTATTGTTTCTGCTCCGTGTGTTCATCATGGTTGTTTTAGTCTTCCCACAGATGGCACCAAATATTATGAAATAAAAACTAGAGTAtgttagtatttaatgctagagTTTATGAGCTTTGAGCTGTAATGGTTGTTCTCGCGTTTGGGACTATCGATCCTCGCAAGATACCTACATATCTCTGTGTAATAGAGAAttaagccaaaaacgtagttctaggttgaggggtagatcCCTTTATATATAGGTGAGTTTAGGGTTAGACTTGTGctgggagacttggtggacaagtatCCAACTTAGATG
Encoded here:
- the LOC141665665 gene encoding uncharacterized protein LOC141665665, with protein sequence MPTIKAYDGIDDPANHVMTFSNALLLQPMNDIVKCRAFHQTLSGMAQRGYSRLPPNSIGSFMDLIQDFIKKFISGRVHEKSSASLMGIIQGAKESLRDYLNRFKESLKVPDLEDKEAILALQQGTRDEFIKMSLEKCPPESMLRL